The Candidatus Methylomirabilota bacterium genome segment GGATGCCCTCCAGGATGATCGAGGTGAGCTGGCGCATCTGCCCGAAGGCGTGCGAGCAGGTGTGGGCCTGGATGAAGCGCGGGAACAGCTCGAGCCCGCCGCCGCCCAGGTGCGAGCCGGAGGCGTGGATGCCGAGCATCACGTTGAGCCGATCGGCCTCCTCGTAGACCGGCAGGAAGCGCGCGTCGCCCAGGAGGTGACTGCCGTCGGCCGCGAGCATCGCGCCCACCAGCCCCAGCTCGGTCACCGCGCGCCGCAATTCGCGCGCGGCCGCGTCGGGATCCTGCACCGGCAGCAGCGCGACCGCCTGCAGGCGGGGGGTCTGCTTGACGAACTCCTCGTGAAGGAAGGTGTTGTAGGCGCGGCAGAGGGCCACCGCCCACTCGCGGTCCTTCAGGAAGGACAGGAACAGGCCGAGGGTGGGATAGAGCACCGCCTGCTCCATGCCGCCCCGGTCGAGGGCGCGCAGCCACTGCTCGGCGCTGCCGGCCACGTCGCCGAGCGTGCCGAGCATGCGCCGGTCCCAGCCGTCCCAGGGGTAGAAGAGGAAGCTCTGCGGCCGCCGGTTGTAGGGCGCGTCGAGGTACTTCGCCACCTGCTCCTGCGACTCGGTCACGTGGCCGTCGGCGTCGATGATGGAGTACGCGGTCGGGCTCATCGGGTCCTCCAGCGCGCGATCGCCTCCGGGTTGACGCAATGGACAGGCGGCTCGCCCCGGCCGACCGCGAGGATCTGCGACAGCGCGAGCGCGAGGTTCGCCCGGCGCCCCGCCTCGCTGTGGCTCACGTTGTGCGGGGTGAGGATCAGCCGCTCGGGGTCGACCGCGCGCAGCGGGCTCGCCGCGGGCAGCGGCTCGCGGGTGAAGGCGTCGAGCGCGGCCCCCGCGATCCAGCCCTCGGTCAGCGCGCGGGCCACCGCCTCCTCGTCCGCGATCTCGCCGCGGGCGGTGTTGATCAGGATCGCGCCCGGCTTCATCGCGCGCAGCGCCTTCTCCCCGATGAGCAGGCGCGTCTCGTCGGTGAGCGAGGCGTGCAGCGACACCACGTCGCTCTCGGCGAGCAGGGTCGGCAGGTCGACCAGGGTGGCGCCGAGCGACCGCGCGCGCTCGTCCGAGACGTAGGGATCGCAG includes the following:
- a CDS encoding amidohydrolase family protein, yielding MSPTAYSIIDADGHVTESQEQVAKYLDAPYNRRPQSFLFYPWDGWDRRMLGTLGDVAGSAEQWLRALDRGGMEQAVLYPTLGLFLSFLKDREWAVALCRAYNTFLHEEFVKQTPRLQAVALLPVQDPDAAARELRRAVTELGLVGAMLAADGSHLLGDARFLPVYEEADRLNVMLGIHASGSHLGGGGLELFPRFIQAHTCSHAFGQMRQLTSIILEGI